One part of the Salmo salar chromosome ssa10, Ssal_v3.1, whole genome shotgun sequence genome encodes these proteins:
- the LOC106613917 gene encoding fizzy-related protein homolog isoform X2 — MDQEYQRRLLRQINIQNENTSPIKVTEVMRNLTPNNSPMSSPSKHGDRFIPSRAGANWNINFHRINENEKSPSQNRKTKDATSDSSKDGLAYSALLKNELLGAGIDKVQDPQTEDRRLQPSTPEKRSLFSYSLSARSTTDEDNGISPYSLSPVSSKSQKLLRSPRKQTRKISKIPFKVLDAPELQDDFYLNLVDWSALNVLSVGLGTCVYLWSACTSQVTRLCDLSVEGNSVTSVGWSERGNHVAVGTHKGYVQIWDAAAGKKLFTLEGHTARVGALAWNADQLSSGSRDRMILQRDIRTPPLQSDRQLQGHRQEVCGLKWSTDHQLLASGGNDNKLLVWNHSSTAPVQQYTDHLAAVKAIAWSPHQHGLLASGGGTADRCIRFWNTLTAQPLQCMDTGSQVCNLAWSKHANELVSTHGYSQNQILVWKYPALSQVAKLTGHSYRVLYLAMSPDGEAIVTGAGDETLRFWNLFSKTRSTKESVSVLNLFTRIR; from the exons ATGGACCAAGAGTATCAGCGTCGCCTGCTTCGGCAGATCAACATTCAGAACGAAAACACCAGCCCCATT AAGGTGACCGAGGTGATGCGAAACCTGACGCCCAACAACTCCCCAATGTCCTCTCCCAGCAAACATGGTGACAGGTTCATCCCATCCCGTGCAGGAGCCAACTGGAACATCAACTTCCACAGGATCAAT GAGAATGAGAAATCACCAAGTCAGAATCGAAAAACAAAGGATGCGACATCTGATAGCAGCAAAG ATGGGCTGGCCTACTCTGCTTTGCTGAAAAATGAGCTGCTCGGAGCAGGCATTGACAAAGTTCAGGACCCCCAGACAGAGGACAGACGGTTGCAGCCATCCACGCCGGAAAAGAGGAGTCTCTTCAGT TACTCTCTCAGTGCTAGGAGCACAACAGATGAGGACAATGGCATCTCTCCCTACTCATTGTCACCTGTCAGTAGCAAAAG TCAGAAGTTGCTACGGTCACCCAGGAAGCAGACTCGTAAAATCTCAAAGATCCCATTCAAGGTCTTGGATGCTCCAGAACTACAGGATGACTTCTACCTCAACCTTGTGGACTGGTCTGCTTTAAATGTGCTGAGTGTTGGCTTAGGCACATGCGTCTATCTCTGGAGTGCCTGCACCAGCCAG GTAACTCGTCTGTGTGACTTATCAGTGGAGGGAAATTCTGTTACGTCCGTGGGCTGGTCAGAGAGA GGCAATCATGTGGCGGTGGGGACTCACAAAGGCTACGTACAGATCTGGGATGCAGCCGCTGGCAAAAAGCTCTTTACACTAGAGGGTCACACTGCTAGAGTTG GTGCACTGGCATGGAACGCAGACCAGTTGTCATCAGGTAGTCGAGACCGTATGATCCTGCAGAGGGACATTCGCACACCACCTCTCCAGTCTGACCGTCAGTTGCAGGGTCACCGGCAGGAAGTGTGTGGTCTGAAGTGGAGTACAGACCACCAGCTGCTTGCATCTGGGGGCAATGACAATAAG CTGCTTGTGTGGAACCACTCTAGTACGGCACCAGTGCAGCAGTACACGGATCACCTAGCTGCAGTCAAAGCCATCGCCTGGTCCCCCCACCAGCACGGGCTGCTGGCATCTGGGGGAGGAACGGCTGACCGCTGCATTCGCTTCTGGAACACGCTCACCGCACAGCCACTGCAGTGCATGGACACAGGCTCGCAGGTCTGCAACCTGGCATGGTCGAAACATGCCAATGAACTG GTCAGCACACATGGTTACTCTCAGAATCAGATCCTGGTGTGGAAATATCCTGCACTCAGTCAAGTAGCCAAGCTTACCGGACACTCGTACAGGGTGCTCTACCTG GCAATGTCTCCTGATGGTGAGGCCATCGTCACAGGGGCTGGTGATGAAACGCTACGCTTCTGGAATCTCTTTAGTAAAACACGGTCAACAAAG GAATCGGTGTCAGTTTTAAACCTCTTTACCAGGATAAGATAA
- the LOC106613917 gene encoding fizzy-related protein homolog isoform X1, whose translation MDQEYQRRLLRQINIQNENTSPIKVTEVMRNLTPNNSPMSSPSKHGDRFIPSRAGANWNINFHRINENEKSPSQNRKTKDATSDSSKADGLAYSALLKNELLGAGIDKVQDPQTEDRRLQPSTPEKRSLFSYSLSARSTTDEDNGISPYSLSPVSSKSQKLLRSPRKQTRKISKIPFKVLDAPELQDDFYLNLVDWSALNVLSVGLGTCVYLWSACTSQVTRLCDLSVEGNSVTSVGWSERGNHVAVGTHKGYVQIWDAAAGKKLFTLEGHTARVGALAWNADQLSSGSRDRMILQRDIRTPPLQSDRQLQGHRQEVCGLKWSTDHQLLASGGNDNKLLVWNHSSTAPVQQYTDHLAAVKAIAWSPHQHGLLASGGGTADRCIRFWNTLTAQPLQCMDTGSQVCNLAWSKHANELVSTHGYSQNQILVWKYPALSQVAKLTGHSYRVLYLAMSPDGEAIVTGAGDETLRFWNLFSKTRSTKESVSVLNLFTRIR comes from the exons ATGGACCAAGAGTATCAGCGTCGCCTGCTTCGGCAGATCAACATTCAGAACGAAAACACCAGCCCCATT AAGGTGACCGAGGTGATGCGAAACCTGACGCCCAACAACTCCCCAATGTCCTCTCCCAGCAAACATGGTGACAGGTTCATCCCATCCCGTGCAGGAGCCAACTGGAACATCAACTTCCACAGGATCAAT GAGAATGAGAAATCACCAAGTCAGAATCGAAAAACAAAGGATGCGACATCTGATAGCAGCAAAG CAGATGGGCTGGCCTACTCTGCTTTGCTGAAAAATGAGCTGCTCGGAGCAGGCATTGACAAAGTTCAGGACCCCCAGACAGAGGACAGACGGTTGCAGCCATCCACGCCGGAAAAGAGGAGTCTCTTCAGT TACTCTCTCAGTGCTAGGAGCACAACAGATGAGGACAATGGCATCTCTCCCTACTCATTGTCACCTGTCAGTAGCAAAAG TCAGAAGTTGCTACGGTCACCCAGGAAGCAGACTCGTAAAATCTCAAAGATCCCATTCAAGGTCTTGGATGCTCCAGAACTACAGGATGACTTCTACCTCAACCTTGTGGACTGGTCTGCTTTAAATGTGCTGAGTGTTGGCTTAGGCACATGCGTCTATCTCTGGAGTGCCTGCACCAGCCAG GTAACTCGTCTGTGTGACTTATCAGTGGAGGGAAATTCTGTTACGTCCGTGGGCTGGTCAGAGAGA GGCAATCATGTGGCGGTGGGGACTCACAAAGGCTACGTACAGATCTGGGATGCAGCCGCTGGCAAAAAGCTCTTTACACTAGAGGGTCACACTGCTAGAGTTG GTGCACTGGCATGGAACGCAGACCAGTTGTCATCAGGTAGTCGAGACCGTATGATCCTGCAGAGGGACATTCGCACACCACCTCTCCAGTCTGACCGTCAGTTGCAGGGTCACCGGCAGGAAGTGTGTGGTCTGAAGTGGAGTACAGACCACCAGCTGCTTGCATCTGGGGGCAATGACAATAAG CTGCTTGTGTGGAACCACTCTAGTACGGCACCAGTGCAGCAGTACACGGATCACCTAGCTGCAGTCAAAGCCATCGCCTGGTCCCCCCACCAGCACGGGCTGCTGGCATCTGGGGGAGGAACGGCTGACCGCTGCATTCGCTTCTGGAACACGCTCACCGCACAGCCACTGCAGTGCATGGACACAGGCTCGCAGGTCTGCAACCTGGCATGGTCGAAACATGCCAATGAACTG GTCAGCACACATGGTTACTCTCAGAATCAGATCCTGGTGTGGAAATATCCTGCACTCAGTCAAGTAGCCAAGCTTACCGGACACTCGTACAGGGTGCTCTACCTG GCAATGTCTCCTGATGGTGAGGCCATCGTCACAGGGGCTGGTGATGAAACGCTACGCTTCTGGAATCTCTTTAGTAAAACACGGTCAACAAAG GAATCGGTGTCAGTTTTAAACCTCTTTACCAGGATAAGATAA
- the LOC106613919 gene encoding protein ANTAGONIST OF LIKE HETEROCHROMATIN PROTEIN 1, whose protein sequence is MESSMKKAVVERRSRLLYLSMRRREKIRKAIMDKRMEIQRHIRHRMYILNKMKRLAHTFQPPPSSPSRPSSPSRPSLMRHYSPAEPKSDWWERVVTKEFHPQDWLNTFHLTKDTFDLLCDQLRPEVKDPTCHVSLEKRVAMVILRLATNLDYLSIGDLLGTSSTTVIKCVRDVCNIIVTVLKPLFIHQPSEQELEEIAAAFNTQWGFPHCVGVIDSLHISVKSQSQTSDGWNSKGWPSTVVQGVVNGRGHFWDIRVGFSGSTDDATILQGSELWMLAREGGLSPKTPHKLMGQPLGYVLLGDAAFPLQTWLLKCYPESPQLTPQQRTFNTQLSQARTPIEVTFRRLKARWQCLKRNNSNAALIPVMTQACCILHKCVR, encoded by the exons ATGGAGAGTTCTATGAAAAAAGCTGTTGTGGAACGGAGGTCGAGGCTTCTGTATCTGTCCATGAGACGTAGAGAGAAGATTAGGAAAGCCATCATGGATAAACGGATGGAAATCCAACGGCATATCAGACATAGAATGTATATCCTCAACAAAATGAAGAGGCTTGCACATACA TTTCAGCCACCACCAAGCTCACCTTCAAGACCATCCTCCCCATCAAGACCCTCACTCATGAGACATTACTCACCTGCAGAGCCTAAATCAGACTGGTGGGAGAGGGTTGTGACTAAGGAGTTCCATCCTCAAGACTGGCTCAACACATTCCATCTGACCAAGGACACATTTGACCTACTCTGTGACCAGCTCAGACCGGAAGTAAAAGACCCTACCTGTCATGTCTCTCTGGAGAAACGCGTGGCAATGGTTATATTACGGTTGGCCACCAACTTGGACTATCTCTCTATCGGTGACCTACTTGGCACGAGCAGCACCACAGTAATCAAATGTGTACGAGACGTATGCAATATCATTGTGACCGTGCTGAAGCCACTCTTCATTCATCAGCCAAGTGAACAGGAGCTAGAGGAAATTGCTGCTGCGTTCAACACACAGTGGGGTTTCCCTCATTGTGTGGGTGTCATTGATTCTCTTCACATTTCTGTGAAATCTCAAAGCCAAACCAGTGATGGCTGGAACAGCAAAGGATGGCCCTCCACGGTGGTGCAGGGAGTTGTGAATGGACGTGGTCACTTCTGGGACATCCGTGTAGGCTTTTCAGGCAGCACTGATGATGCAACCATACTGCAGGGCTCTGAACTATGGATGTTGGCGAGAGAAGGGGGACTGTCACCTAAGACACCTCACAAACTCATGGGCCAACCTCTTGGCTATGTGCTGTTGGGTGATGCAGCCTTCCCTTTGCAGACCTGGCTGCTCAAATGTTATCCAGAGTCACCTCAACTAACACCTCAGCAACGTACATTTAATACTCAGCTAAGCCAAGCACGGACCCCTATTGAGGTTACCTTTCGTCGCCTGAAAGCCCGCTGGCAGTGCTTAAAGCGCAACAACAGCAATGCTGCCCTGATCCCTGTGATGACTCAGGCATGCTGCATTCTACATAAATGTGTGAGATGA
- the rfc4 gene encoding replication factor C subunit 4 isoform X1 has product MQAFLKGTSTQGTRPLKEKGTGTSGEKKQKSVPWVEKYRPKCMEEVAFQEEVVAVLKKTIEGADLPNLLFYGPPGTGKTSTILAAARELYGPELYRQRVLELNASDERGIQVVREKVKRFAQLTVAGHRTDGKPCPPFKIIILDEADSMTNAAQAALRRTMEKESRTTRFCLICNYISRIIEPLTSRCSKFRFKPLANQVQEERLLDICDKENLKYSKEGIAALVKVSEGDLRKAITFLQSAARLNTDNEITESAVIEIAGVVPPKMIDNLLKICYKGTFEKLEIAVRNMVDEGYAATQIINQLHEAIIEEELNDKQKSAITEKMAVVDKCLVDGADEYLQMLSLCSVIMQQATE; this is encoded by the exons ATGCAGGCGTTTTTGAAAGGAACATCAACTCAAGGCACCAGACCTCTGAAAGAGAAAGGTACAGGGACCAGTGGAGAGAAGAAGCAGAAATCTGTCCCCTGGGTAGAGAAATA TAGACCAAAATGTATGGAAGAGGTGGCGTTTCAAGAGGAGGTGGTTGCTGTGCTGAAGAAGACTATAGAGGGCGCTGAT CTCCCCAATCTACTGTTCTATGGACCACCTGGAACAGGAAAGACCTCCACCATCCTGGCTGCAGCCAGGGAACTTTATGG GCCAGAGCTGTACCGACAGAGAGTGCTGGAGCTGAACGCCTCCGATGAGAGAGGGATTCAGGTGGTGAGAGAGAAAGTCAAGAGATTTGCCCAGCTGACTGTAGCAGGCCACCGCACTGA TGGGAAACCATGTCCACCCTTTAAGATCATCATCCTGGATGAGGCTGACTCAATGACCAATGCTGCTCAGGCTGCTCTCAGACGCACCATGGAGAAGGAGTCCCGGACCACCCGCTTCTGTCTCATCTGCAACTACATCAGCAG GATTATTGAGCCCTTGACATCCAGATGCTCCAAATTCCGCTTCAAACCTCTAGCAAATCAGGTCCAAGAAGAGCGCCTGCTGGATATCTGTGACAAGGAGAATCTCAAGTACTCAAAGGAG GGTATTGCAGCGTTGGTGAAGGTTTCAGAAGGGGATCTTAGAAAAGCCATAACCTTTCTTCAAAGTGCTGCACGGCTGAACACAGATAATGAGATCACGGAGAGTGCGGTCATAGAGATAGCAGGG GTTGTTCCTCCCAAGATGATTGACAATTTGCTCAAAATCTGTTACAAGGGAACATTTGAAAAACTAGAGATTGCTGTTCGG AACATGGTAGATGAGGGCTATGCTGCCACACAGATCATCAACCAGCTACACGAAGCCATCATAGAGGAAGAGCTGAATGACAAGCAGAAGTCTGCCATCACGGAAAAGATGGCA GTGGTTGACAAGTGTTTAGTGGATGGTGCAGATGAGTACCTGCAGATGCTGAGTCTGTGTTCTGTGATCATGCAGCAAGCCACTGAGTAA